One window of the Bradyrhizobium sp. NP1 genome contains the following:
- a CDS encoding MFS transporter has translation MTELASHPMHLRQSKRAAASGWIGSALEYYDFFIYATAASLVFPQIFFPSQNPTVAIIASLATYGVGYVARPIGAFVLGHWGDTHGRRNVLLLCMFVMGASTMLVGVLPTYQQVGIWAPILLVALRLIQGFAVAGEISGASSMILEHAPFGRRGYYASFSLQGVQAGQIFAAAVFLPLAAYLPSEAFNSWGWRIPFLMSIVVIVAAYIIRREVNETPAFERAEEEGKVARTPIIEAFRSSWADILRVACMALMNVIPVVAAIFGAAYAVQPAYGIGFAKEIYLWIPVAGNILAVLFIPFVGALSDRIGRRPPMIIGSLVAALLSFAYLYAISIHDVWMAIIASLLMWGIVYQGYNAVFPAFYPELFRTRYRVSAMAIGQNIGTAISAFLPALFTAVAPPGSTGIPLKIGAITLGVAAIAAIAAFSARETYRLRLNDLGNPDATPLPKDEYDRLRARSEPDTGGPAPSLASS, from the coding sequence ATGACCGAATTGGCTAGTCATCCAATGCATCTGCGCCAGTCGAAGCGGGCGGCGGCGAGCGGATGGATCGGTTCCGCGCTCGAATATTATGACTTCTTCATCTATGCGACCGCGGCCTCGCTGGTGTTCCCGCAGATCTTCTTCCCATCCCAGAATCCCACCGTTGCGATCATCGCGTCGCTCGCGACCTACGGCGTCGGCTATGTCGCCCGTCCGATCGGCGCCTTCGTGCTCGGCCATTGGGGCGACACCCATGGGCGGCGCAACGTGCTCCTGCTCTGCATGTTCGTGATGGGGGCGTCGACCATGCTGGTCGGCGTGCTGCCGACCTACCAGCAGGTCGGCATCTGGGCGCCGATCCTGCTGGTTGCGCTGCGCCTGATCCAGGGCTTTGCGGTGGCCGGCGAAATCTCTGGCGCGAGCTCCATGATCCTCGAACATGCGCCGTTCGGCCGGCGTGGCTACTATGCGAGCTTCAGCCTGCAGGGCGTGCAGGCCGGCCAGATCTTTGCCGCCGCCGTGTTCCTGCCGCTCGCGGCCTATCTGCCGAGCGAAGCCTTCAACAGTTGGGGCTGGCGCATCCCGTTCCTGATGAGCATCGTCGTCATCGTCGCCGCTTACATCATCCGCCGCGAGGTCAACGAGACCCCGGCCTTCGAGCGGGCCGAGGAAGAGGGCAAGGTCGCCCGGACGCCGATCATCGAGGCCTTCAGGAGCAGCTGGGCCGACATCCTGCGCGTGGCTTGCATGGCGCTGATGAACGTCATCCCCGTCGTCGCGGCCATCTTCGGCGCGGCCTACGCGGTGCAGCCGGCCTACGGCATCGGCTTTGCGAAGGAGATCTATCTCTGGATCCCCGTGGCCGGGAATATCCTCGCCGTGCTGTTCATTCCATTCGTCGGCGCGCTGTCCGACCGGATCGGCCGCCGTCCGCCGATGATCATCGGCTCGCTGGTCGCCGCGCTGCTGTCGTTCGCCTATCTCTATGCCATCAGCATCCACGACGTCTGGATGGCGATCATCGCCTCGCTCCTGATGTGGGGAATAGTCTATCAGGGCTACAACGCCGTATTCCCGGCGTTCTACCCGGAGCTGTTCCGCACCCGCTATCGGGTGTCCGCGATGGCGATCGGCCAGAATATCGGCACCGCGATCAGCGCCTTCCTGCCGGCACTGTTCACGGCCGTGGCCCCTCCGGGCTCGACCGGCATCCCGCTGAAGATCGGCGCCATCACGCTCGGCGTTGCCGCAATCGCCGCGATCGCAGCCTTCTCGGCGCGCGAAACCTACCGATTGCGCCTGAACGACCTCGGCAATCCCGACGCGACGCCGCTGCCCAAGGACGAATATGATCGCCTGCGCGCCCGGAGCGAGCCGGACACCGGCGGCCCGGCGCCGTCACTCGCAAGCAGCTAA
- a CDS encoding MBL fold metallo-hydrolase — protein sequence MAKGFASTGDLAEKKVTFSEIGPDLYAFTAEGDPNSAVIVGEDGCLVFDAQATPAMASKVIERVKKVTDKPIKYVVLSHYHAVRVLGASAYKAQAIVASQETYRLVAERGKQDWDSEYGRFPRLFQDAQSIPGLTWPTLTFEGQMSLYLGKREVRLMQLGAGHTSGDIVAWVPDAEVMFSGDLIEYHSACYCGDAHLREWPATLNEIRAFNPKAIAPGRGDALKGLATTREAIAMTRDFVTTLYNAAEQSVAKGRSLKDTMAATRAVMDPKFSSFAIYEHCLPFNVSRAFDEASGIDDPVIWTAERDREMWTALQGG from the coding sequence ATGGCGAAGGGTTTTGCGTCCACCGGCGATCTCGCCGAAAAGAAGGTGACCTTTTCCGAGATCGGTCCCGATCTCTATGCCTTCACCGCCGAGGGCGATCCGAACTCTGCCGTCATTGTCGGCGAGGACGGCTGCCTCGTGTTCGACGCGCAGGCGACGCCGGCGATGGCGAGCAAGGTGATCGAGCGTGTGAAGAAGGTCACCGACAAGCCGATCAAATATGTCGTGCTGTCGCATTACCACGCGGTGCGCGTGCTCGGGGCCTCGGCCTACAAGGCGCAGGCCATCGTCGCCTCGCAGGAGACCTATCGGCTTGTCGCCGAGCGAGGCAAGCAGGACTGGGATTCCGAATATGGCCGCTTTCCCCGCCTGTTCCAGGACGCGCAGAGCATCCCCGGCCTGACCTGGCCGACGCTGACCTTCGAAGGCCAGATGTCGCTCTATCTTGGCAAGCGCGAGGTGCGGCTGATGCAGCTCGGCGCCGGCCACACCTCGGGCGACATCGTCGCCTGGGTGCCCGATGCCGAGGTGATGTTTTCCGGCGACCTGATCGAATACCACTCCGCCTGCTACTGCGGCGATGCGCATTTGCGCGAATGGCCGGCGACGCTGAACGAGATCCGCGCCTTCAATCCCAAGGCGATTGCGCCCGGCCGCGGCGACGCGCTGAAGGGGCTTGCCACCACGCGCGAGGCGATCGCGATGACGCGCGACTTCGTCACGACCCTCTATAACGCGGCCGAGCAGTCGGTCGCCAAGGGCCGCAGCCTGAAGGACACGATGGCGGCGACGCGGGCGGTGATGGACCCGAAATTTTCGAGCTTTGCGATCTACGAGCACTGCCTGCCGTTCAACGTGTCCCGGGCCTTCGACGAAGCTTCGGGGATCGACGATCCCGTGATCTGGACCGCCGAGCGCGACCGCGAAATGTGGACCGCCCTGCAAGGAGGATGA
- a CDS encoding FAD-dependent oxidoreductase — translation MAQANDKAKTQFGYRRHPDQDRAAAAVAEHAIVVIGAGPIGLSLAIDLAQRGQSVVLLDDADRIGEGSRAICFSKRSLEFWDRLGVGDRMVDKGVVWSVGRIFHGDSQLYQFNLLPEEGHKRPAFINLQQFYAEAYLVDRVEELPAISLRWRNKVVGLEQRNDYVALTVATPDGAYRLHASYVIACDGARSSLRQMVGADFAGQVFEDQFLIADVKMSAAFPTERWFWFDPPFHAGRSALLHRQPDDVWRIDLQLNRDADPIAEKRPENVRPRIARMLGHDKFEFEWISLYKFQCRRMDRFIHGRVIFAGDSAHQVSPFGARGANSGLEDAENLAWKLDRVLCKASPASLLETYHIERSAAADENIRESTRSTDFMAPATPQEARLRRAVLSLAKETEFGKRMVNGGRLSVPSVYETPLSTADADAWEGGPRPGTSMPDAPVASRSGNVTFLTDAFIAQGTGFALLEFGNGVAVDRPEDLGAIRIGDDDGLVDAQGVACARYDAAPGSAYLLRPDGYVAARFRKPTRAALEAALARAAGLQ, via the coding sequence ATGGCGCAGGCCAACGATAAGGCAAAGACCCAGTTCGGCTATCGCCGTCACCCCGATCAGGACCGCGCCGCGGCCGCCGTCGCGGAGCACGCGATCGTGGTGATCGGGGCAGGTCCGATAGGGCTGTCGCTGGCGATCGATCTCGCGCAACGCGGCCAGTCCGTGGTGCTGCTCGACGATGCCGACCGTATCGGCGAGGGCTCGCGCGCGATCTGCTTCTCCAAGCGCTCGCTGGAATTCTGGGACCGGCTCGGGGTCGGCGACCGCATGGTCGACAAGGGCGTGGTGTGGAGCGTCGGAAGAATCTTCCACGGCGATTCCCAGCTCTACCAGTTCAACCTGCTGCCGGAGGAGGGACACAAGCGGCCGGCCTTCATCAACCTGCAGCAGTTCTATGCCGAGGCCTATCTGGTCGACCGGGTCGAGGAGCTGCCGGCGATCTCGTTGCGCTGGCGCAACAAGGTCGTCGGGCTCGAGCAGCGCAACGATTACGTCGCGCTGACGGTCGCGACGCCGGACGGGGCGTACCGCCTGCACGCCTCGTATGTCATCGCCTGCGACGGCGCCCGTTCCTCGCTGCGGCAGATGGTGGGTGCGGATTTCGCCGGCCAGGTGTTCGAGGACCAGTTCCTGATCGCCGACGTGAAGATGAGCGCGGCGTTCCCGACCGAGCGCTGGTTCTGGTTCGATCCGCCGTTCCATGCCGGCCGTTCCGCGCTGCTGCATCGCCAGCCCGACGATGTCTGGCGCATCGACCTGCAGCTCAATCGCGACGCCGATCCGATCGCCGAGAAGCGGCCGGAGAACGTGCGGCCGCGCATCGCGCGCATGCTCGGCCACGACAAGTTCGAGTTCGAGTGGATCTCGCTCTACAAGTTCCAGTGCCGGCGGATGGATCGCTTCATCCATGGCCGGGTGATCTTCGCCGGCGATTCGGCGCATCAGGTCTCGCCGTTCGGCGCGCGCGGCGCCAATTCGGGCCTGGAAGATGCGGAGAACCTCGCCTGGAAGCTCGATCGCGTGCTGTGCAAGGCCTCGCCGGCGAGCCTGCTCGAAACCTACCACATCGAGCGCAGCGCGGCGGCCGACGAGAACATCCGCGAATCCACCCGCTCGACCGATTTCATGGCGCCCGCCACGCCGCAGGAGGCGCGGCTGCGGCGCGCGGTGCTGTCGCTCGCCAAGGAAACCGAGTTCGGCAAGCGCATGGTCAATGGCGGCCGCCTCTCGGTGCCCTCGGTCTATGAGACGCCGCTGTCGACGGCCGATGCCGATGCCTGGGAAGGCGGGCCGCGGCCGGGCACCTCGATGCCCGATGCGCCGGTCGCGAGCCGCTCCGGCAACGTCACGTTCCTGACCGACGCGTTCATCGCGCAAGGAACCGGCTTTGCGCTGCTCGAGTTTGGAAACGGGGTGGCGGTCGATCGGCCCGAGGACCTCGGCGCGATCCGCATCGGTGACGATGACGGGCTGGTCGATGCGCAAGGCGTGGCGTGCGCCCGCTACGACGCCGCGCCGGGCAGCGCCTATCTGCTGCGGCCGGACGGCTATGTCGCGGCGCGTTTCCGCAAGCCCACCCGCGCGGCGCTCGAAGCGGCGCTGGCGCGCGCCGCGGGCCTGCAGTGA
- a CDS encoding DUF2783 domain-containing protein: MALSTRSNFAKPDDAFRAIVEAHRGLSEAESADFDAALLLILANHIGDIGVLNEALALARRGMLDARQQQQQQQQQQQQQQQQYDEGFL; encoded by the coding sequence ATGGCGCTGTCCACACGTTCCAATTTCGCAAAGCCCGATGACGCCTTCCGCGCCATCGTGGAAGCGCACCGGGGCCTGAGCGAGGCGGAGAGCGCCGATTTCGATGCGGCGCTGCTCCTGATCCTTGCCAACCATATCGGGGACATCGGCGTGCTCAATGAGGCGCTCGCGCTCGCCAGGCGCGGGATGCTCGATGCGCGGCAGCAGCAGCAGCAGCAGCAGCAACAGCAACAGCAACAGCAACAGCAATACGACGAAGGGTTCTTGTGA
- the hmgA gene encoding homogentisate 1,2-dioxygenase, whose translation MNINTSPDMIVKSSAQVTPGYMSGFGNSFETEALPGALPIGRNSPQRAAYGLYAEQLSGSPFTAPRGTNERSWLYRIRPSVKHSGRFAKVDAGLWRSAPCHEYDLPIAQLRWDPTPLPKEEVTLLQGIRTMTTAGDVNAQAGMAAHVFLITKSMVDQHFYNADGEMMFVLQQGNVRFVTEFGRIDAEPGEIVVIPRGVKFRAEIPSGPARGYLCENYGGAFTLPERGPIGANCLANARDFLTPVAWYEDKDTPTELYVKWGGSLFRAELPHSPIDVVAWHGNYAPYKYDLRHFSPVGAISFDHPDPSIFTVLTSPSETAGTANIDFVIFPERWAVAENTFRPPWYHMNIMSEFMGLVYGVYDAKPQGFTPGGMSLHNCMLPHGPDRDAFDHATNGELKPVKLSGTLAFMFETRYPQRVTQYAATAATLQDDYADCWKGLEKRFDPKKP comes from the coding sequence ATGAACATCAACACCTCGCCTGACATGATCGTGAAAAGCTCCGCCCAGGTGACGCCGGGTTACATGTCCGGCTTCGGCAACAGTTTCGAGACCGAGGCGCTGCCCGGCGCGCTGCCGATCGGGCGCAACTCGCCGCAGCGCGCAGCCTACGGCCTCTATGCCGAGCAGCTCTCCGGCTCGCCCTTCACGGCGCCGCGCGGCACCAATGAGCGTTCCTGGCTCTACCGCATCCGCCCATCGGTGAAGCATTCGGGGCGGTTCGCCAAGGTCGACGCCGGCCTGTGGCGCTCGGCGCCCTGCCATGAATACGACCTGCCGATCGCGCAACTGCGCTGGGATCCGACGCCGCTGCCGAAGGAAGAGGTGACGCTGCTTCAGGGCATTCGCACCATGACCACCGCGGGCGACGTCAACGCCCAGGCCGGCATGGCCGCGCACGTCTTCCTGATCACCAAATCGATGGTCGATCAGCATTTCTACAATGCCGACGGCGAGATGATGTTCGTGCTGCAGCAGGGCAATGTCCGCTTCGTCACGGAATTCGGCCGCATCGACGCCGAGCCGGGCGAGATCGTCGTGATCCCGCGCGGGGTGAAATTCCGCGCCGAGATCCCGTCTGGTCCGGCGCGGGGTTATCTCTGCGAGAACTATGGCGGCGCCTTCACGCTGCCGGAGCGCGGTCCGATCGGCGCCAACTGTCTCGCCAATGCGCGCGACTTCCTGACGCCCGTCGCCTGGTATGAGGACAAGGACACGCCGACCGAGCTTTACGTGAAATGGGGTGGCTCGCTGTTCAGGGCCGAGCTGCCGCATTCGCCGATCGACGTCGTCGCCTGGCATGGCAACTACGCACCGTACAAATATGACTTGCGCCATTTCTCGCCGGTCGGGGCGATCAGCTTCGATCATCCCGATCCCTCGATCTTCACGGTGCTGACCTCGCCGTCGGAGACCGCGGGCACCGCCAATATCGATTTCGTGATCTTCCCGGAGCGCTGGGCGGTCGCGGAAAACACCTTCCGTCCGCCCTGGTATCACATGAACATCATGTCGGAGTTCATGGGCCTGGTTTATGGCGTCTATGACGCCAAGCCGCAGGGCTTCACGCCCGGCGGCATGAGCCTGCACAATTGCATGCTGCCCCATGGTCCCGACCGCGACGCCTTCGATCATGCGACCAACGGCGAGCTGAAGCCGGTGAAGCTTTCGGGCACGCTCGCCTTCATGTTCGAGACCCGCTATCCGCAGCGCGTCACCCAATATGCCGCCACCGCGGCGACGCTGCAGGATGACTACGCCGACTGCTGGAAGGGCCTCGAGAAGCGGTTCGATCCGAAGAAGCCGTAA
- a CDS encoding LysR family transcriptional regulator, whose product MMTLRQIEVVRAVMISGTISGAAKLLNVSAPGISRLIKYTERSLGIRFFTRQNGRYFPTADAQLIFEQINAVYKKVDDLTDVIGKIGRGDLSELRIGSVPSIAQVMVPRAVEKTRRRYPDLRMDINILKIEEAIDYLLLGKGDCAAISYRLDHPALDFLPLASGRLFCIVPEGHALAERRKISAAEMTRFPLIGIEPTDPYGRIMAELFARNKLPYDITIRARFGNTVCSLVQARLGIAVIDQFSVAHGNIPGVRILEITEPTRFDTFIAIKRGAPLSPYATHFIACLRAEMEAVGPGQKARRPQNNMRLSSSHK is encoded by the coding sequence ATGATGACGCTCCGACAGATCGAAGTGGTTCGCGCCGTGATGATCTCGGGCACGATCAGCGGCGCGGCAAAACTTCTCAACGTCTCGGCGCCGGGCATCAGCCGTCTGATCAAATATACCGAGCGCTCGCTCGGCATCCGTTTCTTCACGCGGCAGAACGGCCGCTATTTCCCGACGGCGGATGCGCAACTCATCTTCGAGCAGATCAACGCGGTCTACAAGAAGGTCGATGATCTGACCGACGTCATCGGCAAGATCGGCCGCGGTGACCTGTCGGAGCTTCGGATCGGCTCGGTGCCCAGCATCGCACAGGTGATGGTGCCGCGCGCGGTGGAGAAGACGCGGCGCCGCTATCCCGACCTGAGGATGGACATCAACATCCTGAAGATCGAAGAGGCGATCGACTACCTCCTGCTCGGCAAGGGCGACTGCGCCGCGATCAGCTACCGGCTCGATCATCCCGCGCTCGATTTCCTGCCGCTCGCCTCCGGCCGGCTGTTCTGCATCGTGCCGGAAGGCCACGCGCTCGCCGAACGCAGGAAAATCTCGGCGGCCGAGATGACGCGGTTTCCGCTGATCGGAATCGAGCCGACCGATCCCTATGGACGCATCATGGCGGAATTGTTTGCGCGCAACAAACTGCCCTATGACATCACGATCCGCGCGCGCTTCGGCAATACAGTCTGCTCGCTGGTGCAGGCACGGCTCGGGATTGCCGTGATCGACCAGTTTTCGGTCGCGCATGGCAACATCCCCGGCGTGCGCATCCTGGAGATCACGGAGCCAACGCGGTTCGACACCTTCATCGCGATCAAGCGCGGCGCGCCGCTTTCGCCTTACGCGACGCATTTCATCGCCTGCCTGCGCGCGGAGATGGAAGCGGTCGGACCGGGGCAAAAGGCGCGTCGCCCGCAAAATAACATGAGGTTAAGTTCGTCGCATAAATGA
- a CDS encoding MarR family transcriptional regulator → MDPGRDERDDEERLDLFGFVPFRLNRLAAEVSAALSIEYAARYGLDIPEWRVLATLGFRREPCSAQYISHCTRTHKSTISRAVTALLEREVIERVENEADRREFRLRLTRKGRILYEDLIPRLLRKEREILTCLSAQERKEFARLLGKVEKSLGLVQTSREADEKEAY, encoded by the coding sequence ATCGATCCGGGGCGCGACGAACGCGACGACGAAGAGCGGCTGGACCTGTTCGGCTTCGTGCCGTTCCGCCTCAACCGGCTCGCGGCCGAGGTCTCGGCCGCACTGTCGATCGAATACGCCGCGCGCTACGGCCTCGACATTCCGGAATGGCGGGTGCTGGCGACGCTCGGTTTCCGCCGCGAACCTTGCAGCGCGCAGTACATTTCGCACTGCACGCGCACGCACAAATCGACCATCAGCCGCGCCGTCACCGCGCTGCTGGAACGCGAGGTCATCGAGCGGGTCGAGAACGAGGCCGACCGCCGCGAGTTCCGCCTGCGCCTGACACGCAAGGGCCGCATCCTCTATGAAGACCTGATCCCGCGGCTCCTGCGCAAGGAGCGGGAGATCCTGACCTGCCTCTCGGCACAGGAGCGCAAGGAATTCGCCCGCCTGCTCGGCAAGGTCGAGAAAAGCCTCGGCCTCGTCCAGACCAGCAGGGAGGCGGACGAGAAAGAGGCGTATTGA
- a CDS encoding DUF1272 domain-containing protein gives MALQLRPNCEYCDKDLPPQATEARICSYECTFCADCVETRLNNVCPNCGGGFVPRPIRPSREWRSGACVSKQLPSDKRVHLKYPLDDIAAHVARIRDIRPEER, from the coding sequence ATGGCCCTGCAACTGCGACCGAACTGCGAATATTGCGACAAGGACTTGCCGCCGCAGGCGACCGAGGCGCGCATCTGCTCCTACGAATGCACGTTCTGCGCCGACTGTGTCGAGACCAGACTCAACAATGTTTGCCCGAATTGCGGCGGCGGTTTCGTGCCGCGTCCGATCCGCCCGTCGCGGGAATGGCGGTCAGGCGCGTGCGTCTCAAAACAGCTGCCGTCAGACAAGCGCGTGCATTTGAAATATCCGCTCGACGACATCGCCGCGCATGTGGCGCGGATCAGGGATATCCGGCCCGAGGAGCGGTGA
- a CDS encoding Lrp/AsnC family transcriptional regulator, with translation MISVDAFDLKMLAALQDDGRLTNQQLAERIGLSASQCSRRRMRLEQEKVIAGYHADLAGEALGFGLVGFIHVTLATHSPDNAKKFRALVNRVDEIQEAYSLTGDADYVLKVVLRDLKGLSDLVNEVLMPHQSVAHVRSSIVLDRLKESAKLPLRVLQD, from the coding sequence ATGATCTCGGTTGACGCCTTCGACCTCAAGATGCTGGCCGCGCTGCAGGACGACGGCCGGCTGACCAACCAGCAGCTCGCCGAGCGCATCGGCCTGTCGGCCTCGCAGTGCTCCAGGCGACGGATGCGGCTGGAGCAGGAAAAGGTGATCGCGGGCTATCACGCCGACCTCGCGGGCGAAGCGCTCGGCTTTGGCCTCGTCGGCTTCATCCACGTCACGCTCGCGACCCACTCGCCCGACAACGCCAAGAAGTTTCGCGCGCTGGTCAATCGCGTCGACGAAATCCAGGAGGCCTATTCGCTGACCGGCGACGCCGACTATGTGCTGAAGGTGGTGCTGCGTGACCTCAAAGGCCTGTCCGATCTCGTCAACGAGGTGCTGATGCCGCACCAGAGCGTGGCGCATGTGCGCTCATCGATCGTGCTGGACCGGCTGAAGGAGAGCGCGAAGCTGCCACTGCGCGTTCTGCAAGACTGA
- a CDS encoding ThiF family adenylyltransferase, whose amino-acid sequence MIDGYTKLIAHIGYPTGSFKAPMIYNPWFEKRGINAVVVPMGCKADDYASFFRPLFRLSNIIGALVTMPHKVATMALLDEASVSAKVAGACNAVRLDPDGRLIGDMFDGEGFVRSVLRKGRALAPARVLVVGNGGVGSAIAASFAKAGVREIALYDAHAPSMTGLAERIRAHYPNLKVIVGSSDPAGFDIVVNATPLGMNAGDPLPMDVARISPNTLVGEVVMKQEITPFLAAVRQRDCEVQVGTDMLFEQIPAYLEFFGFSTTTADELRAVAKIHY is encoded by the coding sequence ATGATCGACGGCTACACCAAACTCATCGCGCATATCGGCTATCCGACAGGGTCGTTCAAGGCGCCGATGATCTACAATCCCTGGTTCGAGAAGCGCGGCATCAACGCCGTGGTCGTGCCGATGGGATGCAAGGCGGACGACTACGCATCCTTCTTCAGGCCGCTGTTCCGGCTGAGCAACATTATCGGCGCGCTGGTGACGATGCCGCACAAGGTCGCGACCATGGCATTGCTCGACGAGGCATCCGTCTCCGCGAAGGTGGCGGGCGCGTGCAATGCCGTGCGCCTCGACCCCGACGGACGATTGATCGGCGACATGTTCGATGGCGAGGGTTTTGTGCGCAGCGTCCTGCGCAAGGGACGCGCGCTCGCCCCGGCACGCGTGCTGGTGGTCGGCAATGGCGGCGTCGGATCGGCGATCGCCGCGTCCTTTGCCAAGGCCGGCGTCCGGGAAATCGCGCTCTACGACGCCCATGCCCCTTCGATGACGGGACTGGCGGAGCGGATCCGCGCGCACTACCCGAATTTGAAGGTCATCGTCGGGTCCAGCGATCCGGCCGGGTTCGACATCGTCGTCAACGCCACCCCGCTCGGCATGAACGCGGGCGACCCGCTGCCGATGGATGTTGCCCGGATCTCGCCCAACACGCTGGTCGGCGAAGTCGTGATGAAGCAGGAGATCACGCCGTTCCTTGCCGCCGTGCGCCAGCGCGATTGCGAAGTCCAGGTCGGCACCGACATGCTGTTCGAGCAAATTCCGGCGTATCTGGAGTTTTTCGGCTTTTCCACCACGACGGCCGACGAGCTGCGCGCGGTGGCGAAGATCCACTACTAG
- the fahA gene encoding fumarylacetoacetase, translated as MPHPNDPKLRSFVPVDPASHFPIQNLPYGVFSARDGLAPRVGVAIGDHVLDLWELAQDCRFDLVEPAVFAASSLNPFMALGPQVWSKTRARISELLRADHPELRDNDDLRKRALVPMKDVKLHLPITVSGYTDFYASKEHATNVGVMFRGKDNALQPNWLHMPIGYNGRASTVVVSGTRVRRPRGQLKPPNVELPSFGPCKRLDFELEMGVVVGQPSKMGEMLTEQQAEAMIFGFVILNDWSARDIQQWEYVPLGPFQAKAFATSISPWVVTREALEPFRLNGPEQAPAPLPYLRQTKPNNYDIELEVDLRAGEMNEAKIICQTNFKYMYWSSVQQLVHHASSGCAMNVGDLLGSGTISGPEKHQRGSLLEISWNGTEPADLGGGVKRSFLEDGDSLQMSGWCQGDGYRVGFGAVEGTIAPAE; from the coding sequence TTGCCACATCCCAACGACCCAAAACTCCGTTCCTTCGTTCCGGTCGACCCGGCCTCGCACTTCCCGATCCAGAACCTGCCCTACGGCGTGTTCTCCGCGCGGGACGGGCTCGCGCCACGTGTTGGCGTTGCGATCGGCGACCACGTGCTCGACCTCTGGGAGCTGGCGCAGGATTGCCGCTTCGACCTCGTCGAGCCCGCGGTGTTTGCCGCTTCCAGCCTCAATCCCTTCATGGCGCTGGGGCCGCAGGTCTGGTCGAAGACGCGCGCGCGGATCAGCGAGCTGTTGCGCGCCGACCATCCGGAGCTGCGCGACAACGACGATTTGCGCAAGCGCGCGCTGGTGCCGATGAAGGACGTGAAGCTGCATCTGCCGATCACGGTCTCGGGCTACACCGATTTCTATGCGTCGAAGGAACACGCCACCAATGTCGGCGTCATGTTCCGCGGCAAGGACAACGCGCTGCAGCCGAACTGGCTGCACATGCCGATCGGCTATAACGGCCGCGCCTCCACCGTCGTCGTGTCGGGCACCAGGGTGCGCCGCCCGCGCGGCCAGTTGAAGCCGCCGAATGTCGAATTGCCGAGCTTCGGGCCGTGCAAGCGGCTCGACTTCGAGCTGGAGATGGGCGTCGTCGTCGGACAGCCGTCGAAAATGGGCGAGATGCTGACCGAGCAGCAGGCGGAGGCGATGATCTTCGGCTTCGTGATCCTCAACGACTGGAGTGCGCGCGACATCCAGCAATGGGAGTATGTGCCGCTGGGGCCGTTCCAGGCCAAGGCGTTTGCGACCTCGATCAGCCCGTGGGTGGTCACGCGCGAGGCGCTGGAGCCGTTCCGCCTCAACGGTCCTGAACAGGCGCCGGCGCCGCTGCCCTATCTGCGCCAGACCAAGCCCAACAATTACGACATCGAGCTCGAGGTCGACCTGCGCGCCGGCGAGATGAATGAGGCGAAGATCATCTGCCAGACCAACTTCAAATACATGTACTGGTCCTCGGTGCAGCAGCTCGTGCACCACGCTTCCTCGGGCTGCGCGATGAATGTCGGGGACCTCTTAGGGTCCGGCACCATCTCGGGACCGGAGAAACACCAGCGCGGCAGCCTGCTCGAAATAAGCTGGAACGGCACCGAGCCGGCCGATCTCGGCGGCGGCGTGAAGCGCTCCTTCCTCGAAGACGGCGATTCGCTTCAGATGTCCGGCTGGTGCCAGGGCGACGGCTACCGCGTCGGCTTTGGCGCGGTCGAGGGCACGATCGCGCCGGCCGAGTGA